The nucleotide sequence CAAAGTAGTTTTTGCCCTTGAATATCCGCTATGGATGCGTCTTATGAAAGACACTGCCAATAATCCTGCGGTTCAGCGCTTCATCCTCGCGCCCCATCTCTGCCTGATTCCTCTCTTCCTATTCTTCTGGCATTTCCGAGCGCGGCGCATGGACGGCGACGGCGAGTTGATCGGACGCATCACGGAAGGGGGCAAGTGGTTCGTCAAAAACGAGATGTTTTCCCAGACGATTCTGCAAGCCTTGCATCAAACGCTGGCGCCTTACCTTTGGACGCCGATGGAAATCATGAATCTTGCTTCTTGCCTGGCGGGAACGCTCTCGGTATGGCTGCTCTTACACTACGCCCGCCGTTTTTATCGCTTGCCGCTCTTCTGGCCGCTTCTTTTGTTTCTCTCATCTGGCTTCCTGATCTACTCCTGCGGCAGGACGGAATATTACCCACTATTTCTGCCCGCCATGATCTATTACGGCCACTGCGCTTTGGAATACCTGGACGGTGAAAAGGATATGCTCTTCGTCGCTTTCGTCTTCGTCTTGGCCGCCTCGCTGCATTTCGCCATGATGATCGCCCTGCCCTCGCTGTTACTGCTACCGTTACTAACGCAACGCCGACGCGATTATCGCCGCATCGTATTCGGCCTGCTGCCATTGATTCCGCTCTTCGTCATCCGCAATTACCCCCAAATTGCAGGTTTTAAAGCCGCATCCTTATCGCCCGTTTTGAATTTTCTGCCGCTTTTCTACTCCGAGGATATGAATCGTTATTACTCCTTTTTCCAATGGGCGCATATTGCGGATTGGCTTTACGCATGGACGATGCGTTCCTGGATTTTCTGGCCTGCGGTCATTTTCGGCTTATGCCAGCAAGGGATGCGCAGTTTGTTAGATAAAAAGAGGTTTTTTCTTTTCGTTTATACGCTTTCGTTTACATTATGGAGCCTTGTATGGCATCCCGATCTCGGCATGGCCAAGGATTGGGACCTCTTCGCCATCGAAGCGGCGCCCTGCCTCTTGTTGCTAATCGCCTACCTTCCCAGCCTACTTTCCAATCCCTTCCATCGAACCGCGCTCGCCATCGCGTTGGCGGCGTCGATCGCCATGGCGGCTTCTCATGTATTCGACGCTTCCCTGCCCCGCCGGGGCTTTGGCTCCATCCTTGTGGATGTAGATAGCCCCGGCGCTTGCCGCCTCAAGATCGACGGCGCCATTCGCCCTTATTCCATTCCTCGTCTTGTCCAAGGCGTCCATGAAGCCAAGCTGATCGACCTCTCCCGCCGCCGCGTCCTGGATTTTCACATCATTGTTTCTCCTGGGATTATGACGAAGGTCGTTATCGATCGGACTCAGGAACCGGCGGAGTTTTACAAAGAAAAAACTCATTGATTTTTTGCTTACTCTTTCACGCTGGGTACAATAAACGCATGATTCGTCAACCTGCAATCGTCCATCGTCCCTATCCCATTTCAAGAGGTGAAATTATGCGAAACAATCGCAAAAGAATTGGTTTGGCCGTCGTATTCCTGTCGTTGATTGTTTGTACTGTCTTTTCCGTAAAAACTTTTTCCCACTGCCAAATCCCCTGTGGCATCTATGACGACGATATGCGCATCGCCATGCTTAAGGAAGACATTCTAACCCTGGAAAAATCCATGAAATCGATCGAAGAACTTTCCAAAGATCCCGCGAAAAACGCTAACCAACTTATCCGCTGGGTGCAGAACAAGGACGCTCACGCCGAAAAAATCGACGAGATCGTTACGCAGTATTTTATGACCCAGCGCATCAAGCCCGCCGAAGAGAGCGACGCCAAAGCCTACGCCGAATATACAAAGAAATTGGTTCTTCTGCATAACATATTGATCGCCTCCTTGAAATCCAAGCAGACGACCGATCTCGCCAATGTGGAAAAATTGAATTCGTTAGTCGATCAATTCGCCGCCGCTTATTTTGGTCCCGATCATAAGCCCCATTCTCACTAATCGATTTCGGCTTAGAATAGTTTAATTAAGGATTATCACCGCAATGATGAAAATGAGAGGAATGAAAAGATGGATCGGCGAGATTTTATAAAATCGACGTCTGTAATAGGAATGTCTGCCGTCATAAATCCCGTCCTGGCCGCCGGCGAAAGGAAACTCTCCTTGCAACAAAGGTCCTACGGCGATACAGGCCGGAAACTGTCCATTATTGGCTTTGGCGGCATCGTTGTCATGAATGCGGAGCAATCGCATGCCAACGAAATCGTCGCCCAAGCCGTAGAGCGCGGCGTCAACTATTTTGATGTTGCCCCTACTTACGGCGACGCGCAGGACCGCCTCGGCCCCGCATTGGAGCCATTCCGCGACGGCGTTTTTCTGGCCTGCAAAACGACGCAACGCTTGCAAAAGGGCGCGGAAGAGGAATTGCATGATTCCTTAAAGAAACTGCGCACCGATCATTTCGACCTCTACCAACTGCATGGATTGGCCAAAATGGAAGATCTGGATGCTGCGACGGGAACAGGCGGAGCGTTGGAAACGTTCGTCAAAGCGCGGGAAAAGGGATTGATCCGCTATATCGGATTTTCCGCCCATTCGGCGG is from Candidatus Omnitrophota bacterium and encodes:
- a CDS encoding superoxide dismutase [Ni], producing MRNNRKRIGLAVVFLSLIVCTVFSVKTFSHCQIPCGIYDDDMRIAMLKEDILTLEKSMKSIEELSKDPAKNANQLIRWVQNKDAHAEKIDEIVTQYFMTQRIKPAEESDAKAYAEYTKKLVLLHNILIASLKSKQTTDLANVEKLNSLVDQFAAAYFGPDHKPHSH
- a CDS encoding aldo/keto reductase; this translates as MSAVINPVLAAGERKLSLQQRSYGDTGRKLSIIGFGGIVVMNAEQSHANEIVAQAVERGVNYFDVAPTYGDAQDRLGPALEPFRDGVFLACKTTQRLQKGAEEELHDSLKKLRTDHFDLYQLHGLAKMEDLDAATGTGGALETFVKAREKGLIRYIGFSAHSAEVAVEAMNRFDFDSVLFPFNYVTWHEGSFGPQVLAKAKEKNVARLALKAMAHSPWPQGASREKYGKCWYQPVLDEKEADRALRFTLSLDITAAIPPGEEALFLQALDIAERFSVLTPEEEKEVKQMAQGVKPIFHSA